A window of the Lactuca sativa cultivar Salinas chromosome 7, Lsat_Salinas_v11, whole genome shotgun sequence genome harbors these coding sequences:
- the LOC128127454 gene encoding xyloglucan endotransglucosylase protein 1-like gives MAKSNSNLCAVVLLISILIVAASAGSFYDDMDISFGGERAKILNGGQDLSLSLDQYSGSGFQSKHEYLFGRFDMQLKLVPGNSAGTVTTFYLSSQGAGHDEIDFEFLGNSTGNPYTIHTNVYSQGKGNKEQQFHLWFDPTAAFHTYTIVWNSLRIIFLIDNIPVRVFNNNDAAGVPFPKSQPMRVYASLWNADDWATQGGRVKTDWTNAPFTALYRKFNANAKKVGPNSVSTSSINDNQSWSTQGLDAAGRNRIRWVQTKHMIYNYCNDRKRFPNGISAECKTSRFL, from the exons ATGGCAAAGTCGAACTCTAATCTTTGTGCAGTTGTTCTTTTAATATCAATTCTAATAGTAGCAGCATCAGCAGGGAGTTTTTACGATGACATGGACATCAGTTTTGGGGGTGAACGTGCTAAAATTCTGAATGGAGGTCAGGATCTTTCACTTTCACTCGACCAATACTCTGGATCGGGTTTCCAGTCGAAGCACGAGTACCTGTTTGGAAGGTTCGACATGCAACTCAAACTAGTACCAGGCAATTCTGCTGGCACCGTCACCACATTCTAC TTGTCATCACAAGGTGCGGGTCACGATGAGATCGACTTCGAGTTCTTGGGCAACTCCACGGGAAACCCTTACACAATTCACACCAATGTGTATTCACAAGGGAAAGGAAACAAAGAACAGCAGTTCCACCTTTGGTTTGACCCTACCGCAGCCTTCCACACCTATACCATCGTATGGAACAGTCTAAGAATTAT TTTCTTAATAGATAACATACCAGTAAGGGTGTTCAATAACAATGATGCTGCTGGAGTCCCATTTCCCAAGAGCCAACCCATGAGGGTTTATGCCAGCCTGTGGAACGCGGATGACTGGGCAACCCAAGGTGGGCGTGTGAAGACCGACTGGACTAATGCGCCTTTCACCGCGTTATACAGGAAATTCAATGCCAATGCCAAAAAAGTTGGTCCCAATTCAGTATCTACAAGCTCAATAAATGATAACCAGTCATGGAGTACCCAAGGACTTGATGCAGCTGGCCGAAATAGGATCCGATGGGTGCAAACCAAGCACATGATCTACAACTACTGCAACGACCGCAAACGGTTTcccaatggtatttcagcggaatGCAAGACCTCTAGATTCCTTTAA
- the LOC128127455 gene encoding xyloglucan endotransglucosylase protein 1-like encodes MAKSNSNLCAVVLLISILIVAASAGSFYDDMDISFGGERAKILNGGQDLSLSLDQYSGSGFQSKHEYLFGRFDMQLKLVPGNSAGTVTTFYLSSQGAGHDEIDFEFLGNSTGNPYTIHTNVYSQGKGNKEQQFHLWFDPTAAFHTYTIVWNSLRIIFLIDNIPVRVFNNNDAAGVPFPKSQPMRVYASLWNADDWATQGGRVKTDWTNAPFTALYRKFNANAKKVGPNSVSTSSINDNQSWSTQGLDAAGRNRIRWVQTKHMIYNYCNDHKRFPNGISAECKTSRFL; translated from the exons ATGGCAAAGTCGAACTCTAATCTTTGTGCAGTTGTTCTTTTAATATCAATTCTAATAGTAGCAGCATCAGCAGGGAGTTTTTACGATGACATGGACATCAGTTTTGGGGGTGAACGTGCTAAAATTCTGAATGGAGGTCAGGATCTTTCACTTTCACTCGACCAATACTCTGGATCGGGTTTCCAGTCGAAGCACGAGTACCTGTTTGGAAGGTTCGACATGCAACTCAAACTAGTACCAGGCAATTCTGCTGGCACCGTCACCACATTCTAC TTGTCATCACAAGGTGCGGGTCACGATGAGATCGACTTCGAGTTCTTGGGCAACTCCACGGGAAACCCTTACACAATTCACACCAATGTGTATTCACAAGGGAAAGGAAACAAAGAACAGCAGTTCCACCTTTGGTTTGACCCTACTGCAGCCTTCCACACCTATACCATCGTATGGAACAGTCTAAGAATTAT TTTCTTAATAGATAACATACCAGTAAGGGTGTTCAATAACAATGATGCTGCTGGAGTCCCATTTCCCAAGAGCCAACCCATGAGGGTTTATGCCAGCCTGTGGAACGCGGATGACTGGGCAACCCAAGGTGGGCGTGTGAAGACCGACTGGACTAATGCGCCTTTCACCGCGTTATACAGGAAATTCAATGCCAATGCCAAAAAAGTTGGTCCCAATTCAGTATCTACAAGCTCAATAAATGATAACCAGTCATGGAGTACCCAAGGACTTGATGCAGCTGGCCGAAATAGGATCCGATGGGTGCAAACCAAGCACATGATCTACAACTACTGCAACGACCACAAACGGTTTcccaatggtatttcagcggaatGCAAGACCTCTAGATTCCTTTAA
- the LOC128127348 gene encoding xyloglucan endotransglucosylase protein 1-like, giving the protein MAKSNSNLCAVVLLISILIVAASAGSFYDDMDISFGGERAKILNGGQDLSLSLDQYSGSGFQSKHEYLFGRFDMQLKLVPGNSAGTVTTFYLSSQGAGHDEIDFEFLGNSTGNPYTIHTNVYSQGKGNKEQQFHLWFDPTAAFHTYTIVWNSLRIIFLIDNIPVRVFNNNDAAGVPFPKSQPMRVYASLWNADDWATQGGSVKTDWTNAPFTASYRKFNANAKKVGPNSVSTSSINDNQSWSTQGLDAAGRNRIRWVQTKHMIYNYSNDRKRFLNGISAECKTSRFL; this is encoded by the exons ATGGCAAAGTCGAACTCTAATCTTTGTGCAGTTGTTCTTTTAATATCAATTCTAATAGTAGCAGCATCAGCAGGGAGTTTTTACGATGACATGGACATCAGTTTTGGGGGTGAACGTGCTAAAATTCTGAATGGAGGTCAGGATCTTTCACTTTCACTCGACCAATACTCTGGATCGGGTTTCCAGTCGAAGCACGAGTACCTGTTTGGAAGGTTCGACATGCAACTCAAACTAGTACCAGGCAATTCTGCTGGCACCGTCACCACATTCTAC TTGTCATCACAAGGTGCGGGTCACGATGAGATCGACTTCGAGTTCTTGGGCAACTCCACGGGAAACCCTTACACAATTCACACCAATGTGTATTCACAAGGGAAAGGAAACAAAGAACAGCAGTTCCACCTTTGGTTTGACCCTACTGCAGCCTTCCACACCTATACCATCGTATGGAACAGTCTAAGAATTAT TTTCTTGATAGATAACATACCAGTAAGGGTGTTCAATAACAATGATGCTGCTGGAGTCCCATTTCCCAAGAGCCAACCCATGAGGGTGTATGCCAGCCTATGGAACGCGGATGACTGGGCAACCCAAGGTGGGAGTGTGAAGACCGACTGGACTAATGCGCCTTTCACCGCGTCATACAGGAAATTCAATGCCAATGCCAAAAAAGTTGGTCCCAATTCAGTATCTACAAGCTCCATAAATGATAACCAGTCATGGAGTACCCAAGGACTTGATGCAGCCGGCCGAAACAGGATCCGATGGGTGCAAACCAAGCACATGATCTACAACTACAGCAACGACCGCAAACGGTTTCTCAATGGTATTTCAGCAGAATGCAAGACCTCTAGATTCCTTTAA